A window of the Juglans microcarpa x Juglans regia isolate MS1-56 chromosome 5D, Jm3101_v1.0, whole genome shotgun sequence genome harbors these coding sequences:
- the LOC121266231 gene encoding cytochrome P450 77A1, whose amino-acid sequence MYQIIKFLLLISPLRMEFLDLFVIFLGLIFLCFWWRYWSVTGGGSKNLPPGPPGWPILGNLGQVVLQRRPFIFVVRDLREKYGPIFTMQMGQRTLVIVTSSELIHEALVQRGPEFASRPADSPIRLFFSVGKCAINSAEYGPLWRTLRRNFVTELINPMRIKQCSWIRKWALENHEKRLQREASEQGFVEVMSNCRLTICSVLICLCFGAKISEDEIKKIESILKEVMLVTLPKLPDFLPVFTPLFRKHLKYAKELRKKQLECLVPLIRRRRAFVKSGGKPSADGGPEMASPIGAAYIDSLFDLEVPGRGKLGEEELVTLCSEVINAGTDTSATTAEWALLRLVLNQEIQEKLYKEIVEHVGRDGVVNESDVEKMSYLGAVVKETFRRHPPSHFVLSHAATKETKLGGYTIPEDASVEFYTAWLTEDPSMWKDPDEFRPERFLDGDGVDVDVTGTRSVRMVPFGAGRRICPAMTLGTLHVNLLLARMVHAFKWLPVPGAPPDPTETFAFTVVMKDPLKAMIMPRVKA is encoded by the coding sequence ATGTACCAGATCATTAAGTTCCTCCTTTTGATCTCTCCGCTAAGAATGGAGTTCTTGGATCTCTTCGTCATCTTCTTAGGTCTAATCTTTCTCTGTTTCTGGTGGAGATACTGGTCCGTCACCGGCGGTGGGTCCAAAAACCTACCGCCGGGCCCTCCGGGCTGGCCGATTCTGGGAAACCTCGGCCAAGTCGTCCTCCAGCGCCGTCCATTCATCTTTGTCGTGCGTGATTTACGTGAGAAATATGGCCCAATCTTCACCATGCAAATGGGCCAACGCACGCTCGTGATTGTCACCAGCTCCGAGCTCATCCACGAAGCCCTAGTACAGAGAGGCCCGGAATTTGCCAGCAGGCCGGCTGACTCGCCGATCCGGCTATTTTTCAGCGTCGGTAAATGCGCCATCAACTCTGCCGAGTATGGGCCTCTCTGGAGGACATTACGCAGAAATTTCGTGACCGAGCTAATAAACCCGATGAGAATAAAGCAGTGCAGTTGGATAAGGAAATGGGCGCTCGAAAACCACGAGAAAAGGCTCCAGAGAGAGGCTTCGGAGCAAGGCTTCGTCGAGGTGATGAGCAACTGCAGGCTCACTATATGCAGCGTCCTAATATGTCTTTGCTTCGGCGCGAAAATCTCTGAAGATGAGATTAAGAAGATCGAAAGCATACTAAAGGAAGTAATGTTGGTGACCCTACCAAAGCTTCCCGACTTCTTGCCCGTGTTCACTCCGTTGTTCCGCAAGCACCTGAAATACGCTAAAGAGCTGAGAAAGAAACAGCTGGAGTGTTTGGTTCCACTGATAAGGAGGAGAAGGGCTTTCGTGAAGAGCGGTGGAAAACCTAGTGCTGATGGTGGCCCGGAGATGGCTAGCCCCATTGGAGCTGCCTATATAGACTCGCTTTTTGATTTGGAAGTGCCGGGACGAGGCAAGTTAGGAGAAGAAGAGCTTGTGACGTTGTGCTCTGAAGTAATCAATGCCGGGACGGACACGAGCGCTACGACTGCGGAGTGGGCGCTGCTTCGCTTGGTTCTGAACCAAGAGATTCAAGAGAAGCTATACAAGGAAATAGTTGAACATGTTGGGAGAGACGGTGTGGTGAACGAGAGTGACGTAGAGAAGATGAGTTATCTCGGGGCAGTGGTCAAAGAAACGTTCAGGCGTCACCCACCGAGCCATTTCGTGCTATCGCACGCGGCGACAAAGGAGACCAAGCTCGGCGGGTACACGATACCGGAGGACGCGAGCGTGGAATTCTACACGGCATGGCTGACTGAGGATCCGAGTATGTGGAAAGATCCGGACGAGTTTCGACCGGAGAGGTTCTTAGACGGTGACGGGGTTGACGTGGACGTGACCGGAACGAGGAGCGTGAGGATGGTGCCATTCGGTGCCGGGAGGAGGATTTGTCCGGCGATGACGCTGGGCACGCTGCATGTGAATCTGTTGCTGGCTAGGATGGTGCATGCTTTCAAGTGGCTACCTGTTCCCGGAGCCCCACCCGACCCGACAGAAACTTTTGCTTTTACTGTTGTGATGAAGGACCCTCTCAAGGCTATGATCATGCCTAGGGTGAAAGCTTAA